One genomic region from Amia ocellicauda isolate fAmiCal2 chromosome 4, fAmiCal2.hap1, whole genome shotgun sequence encodes:
- the tmc3 gene encoding transmembrane channel-like protein 3, whose translation MTTVSEPVAITRSVRSSKRYKSVRKNSRRIYSPYQDQNPCNSDDDDKTDERVESNDPEEMFQNIQIQKEIIANIRTRPAPMRHKLKALKQAREIVLKYEGRLTRTRGYQAAGADLLKKLSRLAYNIVVLFIPWEMRIKKIESHFGSGVASYFIFLRWLFGINIVLTIMTGAFVILPELLAGAPFGTTMSKTIPPEHIESAQDLDTIWSLGGYLQYSVLFYGYYGRVRKIGSAGYRLPLAYFLVGMAVFAYSFIILLRKMAKNSRLSLASASDENYTFCWRVFCAWDYLIGNPEAAESKGAAIVNNIREAILEEQEKKKDKSLAVMISLRILANILVLLSLAGSIYIIYFVVDRSQKLEQEKPELTLWEKNEVSVVVSLITMIAPSAFELVAQLEMYHPRTMLRFQLARVLVLYLGNLYSLIIALLDKVNSMSSDELTINSSMSDSTAFLATIALPEEENLSTIVPDISERRNSTLSVAIKENKTKSIVSVVFNGTYSYEYNMKSQDQCWETYVGQEMLKLSIIDMIFTVASILLIDFFRGLFVRYLSDCWCWDLESKFPEYGEFKIAENVLHLIYNQGMIWMGAFFSPCLPAFNVLKLIGLMYLRSWAVLTCNVPHQQVFRASRSNNFYLTMLLFMLFLCMLPTIFAIARYRPSQTCGPFSGQEKIYDIISETVATDFPLWFSKVMGYITSPVVVLPALLLLFMLIYYLQSIARSLKFTNNQLRMQLQTERTEDKKKVFQMAAARIQGQEGSDKKTEQESDITSQESSIRSSSPRRNGSVTNFESPVSRGNSIRTITQSASRTEVNRAATASQSPSIPVLQKHRMEHIPNRNPGFQQGDASGSCRLKSYHHVAYNPSARYNENVHSDPLFRKNNRPGHPDAMGGGGGAQSFISRRSHTTRYVIVNEHEARKKMMRSSSRLPRHYRVDEPGDIVELYPRHIKRYSVRTPQRSHQSHLSEEEEEEEGKGARKGSFSQTHRPRSLSDLHQPARFYIGDKVDSQLSIAKDMAKGRYGVYEDDCRVEWEDMTSRSRPRTHIKSIEPPERHSEPQVKPKLKHKLEPSLTESDSASIASSSDQQNSSTDQYIQVIHNKEKYLKSSGKLTKKKSKASIDLNVSGSNELVCSNV comes from the exons atgacaacagttaGTGAGCCTGTAGCGATAACCAGATCTGTGAGATCTTCTAAAAGATACAAAAGTGTGAGAAAAAACTCAAGAAGAATCTATTCACCCTATCAAGATCAGAACCCATG CAACTCAGATGACGATGATAAAACTGATGAACGAGTGGAAAGCAATGACCCAGAGGAAATGTTCCAGAACATTCAAATTCAGAAGGAGATCATCGCAAATATTCGCACCAGACCTGCGCCGATGAGACACAAACTGAAAGCCCTCAA ACAAGCCAGAGAGATTGTCTTGAAGTATGAAGGCAGACTGACAAGGACAAGAGGTTATCAAGCTGCTGGAGCTGAT ttgctGAAGAAACTATCTCGTTTGGCATATAATATAGTAGTTCTTTTCATTCCATGGGAAATGAGGATAAAGAAGATTGAGA GTCATTTCGGATCTGGTGTGGCTTCTTATTTCATCTTTCTGAGGTGGCTGTTTGGTATCAATATTGTACTCACAATCATGACCGGAGCGTTCGTGATTCTGCCCGAA CTGCTGGCAGGAGCGCCGTTTGGAACCACCATGAGCAAGACCATTCCACCCGAGCACATTGAATCAGCACAGGACCTGGATACCATCTGGTCACTGGGG GGCTACCTCCAGTACTCTGTGCTGTTTTACGGCTACTATGGCAGAGTCAGGAAGATCGGAAGTGCAGGGTATCGTCTGCCCTTGGCGTACTTTTTGGTTGGGATGGCTGTTTTTGCCTACAGTTTCATCATTCTTTTAAGAAA AATGGCAAAAAACTCCAGGCTTAGTTTAGCTAGTGCTTCAGATGAGAACTACACTTTCTGCTGGCGTGTTTTCTGTGCCTGGGACTACCTGATAGGCAATCCCGAGGCTGCAGAGAGCAAAGGAGCGGCTATAGTTAACAACATCAGG GAAGCAATTCTAGAAGaacaagaaaagaagaaagacaaaagcTT AGCAGTAATGATAAGTCTGCGAATCCTTGCAAACATCCTTGTTCTTCTCTCGCTTGCTGGAAGCATTTATATCATCTACTTTGTTGTTGACCGCTCTCAAAAGCTTGAACAGGAGAAGCCAGAATTAACCCTGTGGGAAAAGAATGAG GTTAGTGTGGTTGTGTCTCTCATCACCATGATTGCACCCTCTGCTTTTGAACTCGTTGCCCAGCTGGAGATGTATCACCCAAGGACAATGCTACGGTTCCAGCTTGCCAG GGTTCTTGTCCTGTACCTGGGAAACCTCTACAGTTTAATCATTGCTCTGTTGGACAAGGTGAACAGCATGAGTTCAGAT GAGCTTACCATCAATTCCAGCATGTCAGATTCCACTGCCTTCTTGGCCACCATTGCTCTTCCAGAAGAGGAGAACCTGTCCACTATTGTACCTGATATCTCAGAGAGGAGGAATAGCACCCTGAGTGTAGCAATCAAAGAGAACAAGACCAAGTCAATCGTATCTGTAGTGTTTAATGGGACTTATTCATATGAATACAACATGAAGTCCCAAGACCAGTGCTGGGAGACCTATGTTGGGCAG GAAATGTTAAAACTCTCCATTATAGATATGATTTTTACTGTGGCGAGTatcttattgattgatttcttccgTGGCCTTTTTGTTCGATACCTGAGTGATTGCTGGTGCTGGGATCTGGAGAGCAAGTTT CCTGAATACGGCGAATTTAAAATAGCTGAAAACGTCCTACATTTGATTTACAACCAAGGGATGATATG GATGGGTGCCTTCTTTTCCCCGTGCCTGCCAGCTTTCAACGTGCTCAAACTGATCGGCCTGATGTACCTGCGGAGCTGGGCCGTGCTGACGTGCAATGTTCCCCATCAGCAGGTCTTCAGAGCCTCCAG ATCCAATAATTTCTACCTTACAATGCTTTTGTTTATGCTGTTTCTTTGTATGCTTCCAACAATTTTTGCGATTGCGAGATACAGACCGTCACAAACATGTGGACCTTTCAG cggCCAAGAAAAGATTTACGACATTATTTCTGAGACTGTTGCTACCGATTTCCCCTTGTGGTTCAGCAAAGTAATGGGTTACATCACAAGCCCTGTGGTTGTGCTTCCAGCTCTGCTACTGCTTTT CATGTTGATCTATTATCTGCAGTCTATTGCAAGATCATTAAAATTCACCAACAATCAGCTGAGAATGCAGCTTCAGACA GAGAGAACAGAAGATAAGAAGAAGGTTTTTCAGATGGCAGCAG CAAGAATTCAGGGCCAAGAAGGCAGTGATAAAAAGACAGAGCAGGAGAGCGATATAACAAGTCAGGAGTCTTCCATACGCTCCTCTTCTCCCAGACGAAATGGAAGTGTGACAAACTTTGAGTCTCCAGTGAGCAGAGGCAATAGCATCCGCACCATCACCCAGTCTGCATCTCGAACTGAAGTCAATCGGGCAGCAACTGCCTCTCAAAGCCCATCCATTCCTGTCTTACAAAAACACAGAATGGAGCACATTCcaaacag aaatccAGGATTTCAACAAGGTGATGCAAGTGGATCCTGCAGATTGAAGTCCTATCATCATGTGGCCTACAATCCTTCGGCCAGGTACAATGAGAATGTGCATTCAGATCCTTTATTCAGGAAGAACAACCGGCCTGGTCATCCTGACGCAATGGGAGGCGGAGGAGGTGCCCAGAGTTTCATTAGCCGCCGATCCCACACCACCCGCTATGTGATTGTCAACGAGCATGAGGCCCGGAAAAAGATGATGCGGTCCTCCAGTCGACTACCGAGACACTACAGGGTGGATGAACCAGGGGATATAGTGGAGCTGTATCCCAGGCACATCAAAAGGTACAGTGTCCGGACTCCCCAGAGGTCACATCAGTCTCACCTcagtgaagaggaagaggaagaggaagggaagGGAGCAAGGAAGGGCTCCTTCAGCCAGACACACCGGCCCAGATCGCTGTCAGATCTACACCAGCCGGCCCGATTCTACATCGGAGACAAAGTGGACAGCCAGCTTTCCATCGCCAAAGACATGGCAAAGGGCCGCTATGGAGTGTATGAAGATGACTGCAGAGTGGAGTGGGAGGATATGACGTCTCGCTCCCGGCCCCGGACACACATCAAAAGCATTGAGCCCCCTGAGCGACACTCCGAGCCGCAGGTCAAGCCCAAACTGAAGCACAAGCTGGAACCATCCTTGACAGAATCAGACTCAGCATCCATTGCATCTAGCAGTGATCAGCAAAACAGCAGCACCGACCAGTACATTCAGGTCATCCATAACAAGGAGAAATACCTCAAGTCTAGTGGCAAGTTGACCAAAAAGAAGTCTAAGGCCAGTATCGATTTGAATGTGTCTGGATCCAATGAACTGGTTTGCTCCAATGTGTAG
- the stard5 gene encoding stAR-related lipid transfer protein 5, producing MDYKQIANIVADNLLSYSKDESGWKVCKKSNEVTVHWRPSTEFPGNLYKGEGIIKGNPEKVWQCLKPVPEGLRVKWDNNVKKFELIEMIDYDVSVCRTVTPSAAMGIISPRDFVDVVLVKQYEDGTITSNATHVGHPGCPPQPGFVRGFNHHCGCFCVPIPGEPNKTQLLSFFQTDLGGFLPRSVVDSFFPSSMAEFYSNLAKAVKTLKED from the exons ATGGATTATAAGCAAATAGCAAATATAGTTGCTGACAATCTGCTCAGCTACAGCAAAGATGAGAGTGGATGGAAAGTCTGCAAGAAATCG AATGAAGTGACAGTTCATTGGAGGCCATCAACTGAATTTCCAGGAAATTT ATACAAAGGAGAAGGCATCATAAAAGGAAACCCAGAAAAAGTGTGGCAGTGTTTGAAACCGGTCCCGGAAGGGCTTCGAGTCAAGTGGGATAACAATGTAAAGAAGTTTGAGCTGATAGAAATGATCGATTAT GATGTGTCTGTCTGCAGAACTGTCACTCCCTCGGCAGCTATGGGTATTATTTCTCCTCGAGACTTTGTAGATGTTGTTTTAGTTAAGCAATATGAAGATGGCACCATTACATCAAATG CTACCCATGTAGGacacccagggtgccctcctcAGCCGGGCTTTGTCAGAGGGTTTAACCATCACTGTGGTTGCTTTTGTGTACCCATCCCTGG GGAACCAAACAAGACCCAGCTCTTAAGTTTTTTTCAGACTGACCTTGGAGGCTTCCTCCCTCGATCTGTGGTGGATTCCTTCTTCCCCTCTAGTATGGCAGAATTTTACAGCAACCTCGCCAAAGCAGTTAAAACGCTAAAAGAAGACTGA